The genomic region ACCCTCGCAACTGCCACGTCTCCCTGGCCGGGAAAACTGCCATAGTGACCGGAGCCAACACAGGTAAGTGTCACCCACATAGAGTGTCAGCTCCTGGGACCACACGGCTGGTACTTGGGAGGAGCTGATTTTTCCTTTCACTTTTCCTTTCTATGGTTCTGAGCTGCTATTGGCCAGTGCTCCTGGTTAACCCTCTCCTTGCCTCTGTCACACACATTCCTGCTGCTTTAACCCTAATGCTGCTCCAGTCGGGGGCAATTTTTGCTgcaggattaaaggggaagtatcccCAGTGGGAGGGGAGGGGATTCAGGTAGCAGCAAAGGAAGTGGATCTTTCCATTCAGAACTGATGGGgagtttcagcaatttggctCTTGTGGATCAGTAGAATTGAGTGGAATTTGTCCCAGTTCAGCCCCCGTAGTGGGTAAAGAGAGAACTGGTGCCCCAATAAATCAGATGTGGGTGGGATGCGTATATGCACTGCAGGTTACCCCCGTAGCACCCAACAGCCCAACTAATCTctagctgcaactcccagcacctcccTCACCAGTGCAAAGGTCGGGGGTTATTGAGGACTTGGTTCAGGCACATTCCCAAAAGTTTAGTGGCCCCAAGGCCGGGCCCCAAGGTCACACACAACTGATATACAGGGTTAACCCCTGAGTGTAGATAACAGACTCTTATCTGAGCCAATCATTTACTTGCCCTACTGCCCCCAGCCCAATGATCCTCCCACTCTACTAATGTTACATTCTTATTTTATATCATCTCCTGTACTATATGCCACCTGGGGGTTACACGTAATCCCATAGAATCATCTCCTGTACTATATGGTGACTGGGGGTTACAGGTGATGCACTCAGTATAATCTCCTGTACTATATGGTGACTGGGGGTTACAGGTGATGCACTCAGTATAATCTCCTGTACTATATGGTGACTGGGGGTTACAGGTGATGCACTCAGTATAATCTCCTGTACTATATGGTGACTGGGGGTTACAGGTGATGCACTCAGTATAATCTCCTGTACTATATGGTGACTGGGGGTTACAGGTGATGCACTCAGTATAATCTCCTGTACTATATGGTGACTGGGGGTTACAGGTGATGCACTCAGTATAATCTACTGTACTATATGGTGACTGGGGGTTACAGGTGATGCACTCAGTATAATCTCCTGTACTATATGGTGACTGGGGGTTGACTGCAGTGTAAGTCTGTGCCCAATACATGTTGGCCCTGTTTGTTACAGGCATTGGGAAATGCGTTGCTATGGATCTTGCCAGGAGGAAAGCCCGGGTGATCTTGGCATGTCGGAGCCGTGGGCGTGGCCAGAAGGCATTGGAGGAGATCCGGAGTCAGACGGGGAACAAAGAGGTGCTACTGGAGTTGCTGGACACAAGCAGTATGGCATCTGTACGGGCCTTTGCTGAGCGCATCCTTCAGCAGGAGAAACACTTGGATATCCTTATCAACAACGCTGGGGCCTCAGGTACCAACAAAGTGTCCTTTAATTCCCAGACTTTCCCACCATAAGATCTATAGGAGAGAGAAGCAATTTAGTTCTATTCTCCCTCCCAGTGCAAGGAGCTTTGCATTGTAATCCCACCCCTGTGCTGCCTGCACCCACATAGCAAATTGGATGCCCTGTTCTCATTGGCTGCCACAAGCACCCTGTGTCCCCTGGATATTCTGAGTTATGCCCAAACAAGGGGTGTTTCAGGGGATCCCCAAAACACATAACTTTGCACCCTATTGCACTTTGCTAGGGTGGGTGGGGTTAGAAATAAAGTGACAGAATAATCCTCAGATATAATTGGACCACATATTAGGCCAAACTGAGTGGTTCCGCAGGGGTGTGGCCATTATAAATGTGTCAGTAAATATTGGTTCTGCAGGGGTGTGGCCCCTAGGAAAGTGACAGTAAATAGTAGTAGTGATTCTGCAGGGGTGTGGCCCCCTAGAAAAGTGACAGTAAAAAGTAGTAGTGGTTCTGCAGAGGTGCAGCTCCTAGGAAAGTGACAGTAAATAGTAGTAGTGGTTCTGCAGGGGTGTGACCCCTAGGAAAGTGACAGTAAATAGTAGTAGTGGTTCTGCAAGGGTGTGGCCCCTAGGAAAGTGACAGTAAATAGTAGTAGTGATTCTGCAGGGGTGTGGCCCCTAGGAAATTGACAGTAAATAGTAGTAGTGGTTCTGCAGGGGTGCAGCTCCTAGCAAAGTGACAGTAAATAGTAGTAGTGGTTCTGCAGGGGTGTGGCCCCTAGGAAAGTTCTAGGAAATAACAACAGTAGTTCTATGGGGGTGGCTCCTAGGAAAGTGATCGTTTAGAAAATTCTATCTCTTTAAATAATGAGAATTTGTGtaagttctatggtcaacaaacTCCACTCATCAAGGTGACAGTTAATGTGTAAAAACGAGTTACAGAAGATAAATACAAACTGTCATATAATTAGTCAGTCAAAACTGTATTGACAGAATACCAAAATAATACAAACATGTTGTATATACTAATATGTGTGTAAactgtgtgtatgtctgtattgtgtgagagtccgtgtgtgtgtgtgtcctgtgtGATACAGACCTAACTGCTCTATTGTCCGGATATATACAAACAATTGTGGGATACACCTCCCCCAGTCTACCCATAATACATTGTTTCCTGCAGGAAAGTCACATTCCAGACTTAAGGAACAATGGGGAATGTGAGCGGATGTGTGACGGCAAGTCATAGGGCCCAAATGAAACATATTTCAACTTAGTCAATACTGAAATATAACCAATTtgccaatacccaatatttaacagaCAGTAAATAGTAGTAGTGGTTCAGCAGGGGTGTGGCCCCCTAGGAAAGTGACAGTAAATAGTAGTAGTGGTTCTGCAGGGGTGTGGCCTCTAGGAAAGTGACAGTAAATAGTAGTAGTGGTTCTGCAGGGGTGTGGCCCCTAGGAAAGTGACAGTAAATAGTAGTAGAGGTTCTGCAGGGGCGTGGCCTCTAGGAAAGTGACAGTAAATAGTAGTAGTGGTTCTGCAGGGGTGTGGCCCCTAGGAAAGTGACAGTAAATAGTAGTAGTGGTTCTGCAGGGGTGTGGACCCTAGGAAAGTGACAGTAAATAGTAGTAGTGGTTCTGCAGGGGTGTGGCCCCTAGGAAAGTGACAGTAAATAGTAGTAGAGGTTCTGCAGGGGCGTGGCCTCTAGGAAAGTGACAGTAAATAGTAGTAGTGGTTCTGCAGGGGTGTGGCCCCTAGGAAAGTGACAGTAAATAGTAGTAGAGGTTCTGCAGGGGTGTGGCCCCTAGGAAAGTGACAGTAAATAGTAGTAGAGGTTCTGCAGGGGCGTGGCCTCTAGGAAAGTGACAGTAAATAGTAGTAGTGGTTCTGCAGGGGTGTGGCCCCTAGGAAAGTGACAGTAAATAGTAGTAGAGGTTCTGCAGGGGTGTGGCCCCTAGGAAAGTGACAGTAAATAGTAGTAGAGGTTCTGCAGGGGTGTGGCTTCCCTCACATGATGACTATTCTTCTGACAGACAGTTCTTTGCAGGATTGCCCTATTCCATGACAGCTGAGGGTCTGGAGAACACATTTGCTACCAATCACCTGGGTCCCTTCCTGCTCAGCAACCTGCTCACAGGTAAGTCCTCCCCCAGCCTGGGTACCTCGTGGGCCGGCTTTACTGACCCCGCACTTATAATGTGTCTCTGTAGGTCTCATGAGCAAATCTGCCCCGAGTCGCATTGTCTTTGTTTCCTCTTTTAACCACAAGAAGGGGGAGATCCACCTGGGGCACCTGAGGGGGCAGAATATCCAGGGGGTGCGCCCAGACTACCCCTATAACTGCTCAAAGCTCATGAACATCATGTGTGCCAATGAGATGGCCCGGAGACTGCACGGAAGTGGTGAGTATCACTGGCCACACCCCCATATCTGTCAGACCCTCCCCTCAAATTCcttcctctgtgtgtgtgtcgcCATCTTGTGTGTCATGTGACAGGAAGTCCCACCCACCATGAGTACAGAGAGAATTCTGATGCGTGTTAGTGTTGGGGGAGGGAATATTGGTGACACACACTGACCCTCACACACTTGGGTGTTTCCTGTAGGGGTGACAGTGACCAGTGTGGACCCCGGGATTGTGGTGACGGAAGCCATAAGGAACTACGGCATCTTCATCCGACTCATCTTCAACCTCattggcttcttcttcttccgGGTAAGTGGCCCCGCCCTCACAGCCACTGACTGTCACATGAGCACTAATGGGTGGGTGAGGGGCACACATGGGGTTCCTGAGGGCAGAAGGGTAACACAGGATTCACCCTGTTATTCTGTGGGGCAACTGTAGCTCATGTGCAGGTAAGTGCCCAGCGTGTGGCTACACTTCCCCCACCATGGCCCAACAGCAGGGGGCAGTCACTCATGAAGTGGGAGGGACTAGGAGACTGTCAGGCAGTGGGTGGAGTTTGAACACTGATGGGAGGGGTGTAAGGAGGAAGGGTGGCAGGAGTGATGTGTTGGGTTTTTCCTGACTGACACCCGCCtgccaccctccctccctccacccacggCGCCCGAGCCCttcttccaggttccttttatagacctgccccaccgatgacatcacaaaagtggCGGGTGcttgtctataaaagttcaacccagaAGTTGAAAGCCGGCATTTGGGGGTGCGAGGTGGGCCCGCATATGACAGGGTATATATAGTGTATCGGGTGCAGTGTATGGGGTGGAATATATGGGGTGCAGTGTATGGGGTGGAATGTATGGGGTGCAGTGTATGGGGTGCAGTGTATGGGGTGGAATATATGGGGTGCAGTGTATGGGGTGCAGTGCATGGGGTGGAATATATGGGGTGCAGTGCATGGGGTGGAATGTATGGGGTGCAGTGCATGGGGTGGAATGTATGGGGTGCAGTGTATGGGGTGGAATATATCGGGTGCAGTGTATGGGGTGCAGTGTATGGGGTGCAGTGTATGGGGTGCAGTGTATGGGGTGGAATATATGGGGTGCAGTGCATGGGGTGGAATATATGGGGTGGAATGTATGGGGTGGAATGTATGGGGTGCAGTGTATGGGGTGGAATATATCGGGTGCAGTGTATGGGGTGCAGTGTATGGGGTGCAGTGTATGGGGTGGAATATATGGGGTGCAGTGCATGGGGTGGAATGTATGGGGTGGAATGTATGGGGTGCAGTGTATGGGGTGGAATATATCGGGTGCAGTGCATGGGGTGCAGTGCATGGGGTGCAGTGTATGGGGTGCAGTGCATTGGGTGGAATGTATGGGGTGCAGTGTATGGGGTGGAATATATCGGGTGCAGTGCATGGGGTGCAGTGCATGGGGTGCAGTGTATGGGGTGCAGTGCATTGGGTGCAGTGCATTGGGTGCAGTACATTGGGTGCAGTGAGTGACGGCGCATCTCTTGCAGACCCCACAGCAGGGGGCAGTGAGCAGTTTATTCTGTGCAGTGTCGGAGGAGGCCGAGGGTCTGACAGGGAAATACATCGACTGTGACTGTCAGTTGGTTTTGCCCAGC from Xenopus laevis strain J_2021 chromosome 1S, Xenopus_laevis_v10.1, whole genome shotgun sequence harbors:
- the rdh11.S gene encoding retinol dehydrogenase 11, whose protein sequence is MELLPLLNHPGWFCCCLGLALILRLQRRKSWDPRNCHVSLAGKTAIVTGANTGIGKCVAMDLARRKARVILACRSRGRGQKALEEIRSQTGNKEVLLELLDTSSMASVRAFAERILQQEKHLDILINNAGASGLPYSMTAEGLENTFATNHLGPFLLSNLLTGLMSKSAPSRIVFVSSFNHKKGEIHLGHLRGQNIQGVRPDYPYNCSKLMNIMCANEMARRLHGSGVTVTSVDPGIVVTEAIRNYGIFIRLIFNLIGFFFFRTPQQGAVSSLFCAVSEEAEGLTGKYIDCDCQLVLPSAGAQDRPVSRKLWEASEEAVGLATYSPK